The following coding sequences are from one Amphiprion ocellaris isolate individual 3 ecotype Okinawa chromosome 19, ASM2253959v1, whole genome shotgun sequence window:
- the LOC129347665 gene encoding uncharacterized protein LOC129347665 isoform X1: MLLIVTQKEEVGVQRENPTQSQRQHGRKEPDDQQLLLQNLRRQRNSSRSLRTIDNRRNVSENRKKMTNSIKQRRRRRNRPRKKKKKKKKKKRSSRLLQRNLWMWSYAFRSAVHVFSLLCTLIPNGGFFSTSWQREVFFLHNATKC; encoded by the exons ATGCTGCTTATAGTGACGCAAAAG gaggaagtcggagtacaAAGAGAAAACCCCACACAGTCACAGAGACAACATGGACGGAAAGAACCAGACGACCAGCAG TTGTTACTTCAAAATctaagaagacaaagaaacagttcGAGGAGCCTCAGGACGATCGACAACAGAAGAAACGTGTCCGAGAACAGGAAGAAGATGACCAACAGCatcaaacagagaagaagaagaagaaacagaccccggaagaagaagaagaagaaaaagaagaagaagagaagctcCAGATTACTCCAAAG GAATCTCTGGATGTGGAGCTACGCATTTAGATCTGCTGTTCATGTTTTCTCCCTCCTCTGTACCCTCATCCCAAATGGaggttttttttcaacttcctGGCAACGGgaagtttttttcctccataatGCTACCAAATGTTGA
- the LOC129347665 gene encoding uncharacterized protein LOC129347665 isoform X2: protein MLLIVTQKEEVGVQRENPTQSQRQHGRKEPDDQQKTKKQFEEPQDDRQQKKRVREQEEDDQQHQTEKKKKKQTPEEEEEEKEEEEKLQITPKESLDVELRI, encoded by the exons ATGCTGCTTATAGTGACGCAAAAG gaggaagtcggagtacaAAGAGAAAACCCCACACAGTCACAGAGACAACATGGACGGAAAGAACCAGACGACCAGCAG aagacaaagaaacagttcGAGGAGCCTCAGGACGATCGACAACAGAAGAAACGTGTCCGAGAACAGGAAGAAGATGACCAACAGCatcaaacagagaagaagaagaagaaacagaccccggaagaagaagaagaagaaaaagaagaagaagagaagctcCAGATTACTCCAAAG GAATCTCTGGATGTGGAGCTACGCATTTAG